In Zhaonella formicivorans, one DNA window encodes the following:
- a CDS encoding D-alanyl-D-alanine carboxypeptidase family protein: MHFLWRSLAFVVLIAVLYAASPLAQAPAWAIQEPQINGESAILLEMTSGQVIWAKNEHVKRAPASTTKILTALIALEKGKLDDLVTVSEEAVRVEGTRVYLVAGEKQSLENLLYAMLLNSANDAAYAIAEYIGGNVENFTRMMNKKAQELGAVNSNFVTPNGLDAEGHYTTAYDLALIARAAMENPKFREIVATKTRKWHGAEWESTLINQNDLLSTYEGTIGVKTGYTSQAKNCLVSAARRNGDTYLAVVLGSQTKSSVISDSKKLLDYAFENYYTQSLARKGETVAEISLEGQNLSITPISDLAYLQSRWTPVFPQAKINLLPLKAPVGKGEKVGEIQYLWENEEIGRVELVAQNAVQNRTTLFDWWVRLTSFVFVLLAIMLTLRIINGRRRTKYRTFSRRSSIYRGL; this comes from the coding sequence ATGCATTTTTTGTGGCGTTCCTTGGCCTTTGTCGTGCTAATAGCTGTTCTTTACGCAGCATCACCGTTAGCTCAGGCTCCTGCTTGGGCCATACAGGAACCCCAGATTAATGGAGAATCGGCGATTTTGCTTGAAATGACAAGTGGACAGGTCATCTGGGCTAAAAATGAACATGTCAAAAGGGCACCCGCCAGTACAACCAAAATTTTAACTGCCCTTATTGCCCTGGAGAAAGGAAAGCTGGATGATCTGGTTACCGTGAGCGAGGAAGCTGTGCGGGTAGAAGGAACCAGGGTCTATTTGGTTGCGGGAGAAAAGCAGAGTTTAGAAAACTTGCTTTACGCCATGCTTTTAAATTCCGCCAACGATGCAGCCTACGCCATTGCGGAGTATATCGGGGGAAATGTGGAAAATTTTACCCGGATGATGAACAAAAAGGCGCAGGAATTAGGCGCTGTTAATTCCAATTTTGTCACCCCCAACGGTTTGGATGCAGAAGGGCATTATACGACAGCCTACGATTTGGCTCTGATCGCCAGAGCCGCTATGGAAAATCCGAAGTTTCGGGAAATAGTGGCTACCAAGACCAGAAAATGGCACGGGGCCGAATGGGAAAGTACCTTAATTAACCAAAATGATCTCTTGTCTACTTATGAAGGAACTATAGGAGTAAAAACAGGCTATACCAGTCAGGCAAAAAATTGCTTGGTCAGCGCAGCCCGCAGGAATGGAGATACGTATTTAGCTGTGGTTCTGGGCAGCCAAACTAAGAGCAGTGTTATATCGGACAGCAAAAAGCTGCTGGATTACGCTTTTGAAAACTATTACACTCAATCCTTGGCCCGAAAAGGGGAAACTGTGGCCGAAATCAGCCTGGAAGGACAAAACTTGAGCATAACTCCTATATCGGACCTGGCATACCTGCAGTCCAGGTGGACCCCCGTCTTTCCTCAGGCTAAGATTAACCTTTTGCCACTGAAGGCCCCGGTGGGAAAAGGAGAAAAAGTGGGAGAAATTCAATATTTATGGGAAAATGAGGAAATTGGTCGGGTCGAGCTGGTAGCGCAAAACGCGGTTCAAAACAGGACTACCCTTTTTGACTGGTGGGTACGGCTTACTTCCTTTGTCTTTGTCCTGCTGGCAATTATGCTTACTCTCAGAATCATCAATGGCAGGAGAAGAACAAAGTACCGCACGTTTTCCCGAAGATCCAGTATTTACCGAGGTTTATAA